A single Pieris rapae chromosome 2, ilPieRapa1.1, whole genome shotgun sequence DNA region contains:
- the LOC110996517 gene encoding abl interactor 2 has protein sequence MAELAALLQTEIPEGRNHLTDSHTNLERVAEYCEANYFQSENKRLALESTKNYTTQSLASVAYQINTLAYNFLQLLELQTMQLAEMEGQMNHIAQTVAIHKEKVARREIGVLTANKVTNRQYKIIAPANPEKPIKYVRKSIDYTALDDIGHGARWNSNVSGTPRGRRSSSVPGAAPLPAPTTKPPTPPAAVRSASASNTGTLGRGTLGKSSREYRTPPAVAPPQVPSHYAPNYPRRPPGYSTLPVAQPQVGMVHPTQHQSPNNYSQQDLHASMPPPPSPLIGSDGEHSQHSMSLPGQRASSSSAGGSIRGGSVSPPLPPPPMDDELAHDGFGRQQHVHNKMGPYSGAVPAIVPDEEDLPGWVPKNYLEKVVAIYDYYADKEDELSFQESSVIYVLKKNDDGWWEGVMDGVTGLFPGNYVEPCV, from the exons ATGGCTGAGCTTGCTGCATTACTACAAACAGAGATTCCTGAAGGTCGAAATCACCTTACAGACAGTCATACAAATCTCGAAAGAGTGGCAGAATACTGCGAAGCAAATTATTTCCAGTCTGAAAACAAACGATTAGCACTTGAAAGTACTAAGAATTATACTACTCAGTCTTTGGCTAGTGTTGCATATCAAATCAACACTCTTGCATATAACTTTTTGCAATTATTGGAGCTACAAACTATGCAGTTGGCAGAAATGGAGGGACAAATGAACCACATTGCTCAGACTGTTGCTATACACAAGGAAAAAGTGGCTCGCAGAGAAATTGGTGTTCTTACTGCTAACAAAGTAACTAACaggcaatataaaataatagcaCCAGCTAATCCTGAAAAGCCTATAAAGTATGTAAGAAAGAGTATTGATTATACAG cTCTTGATGACATTGGTCATGGTGCCCGTTGGAACAGTAATGTCAGTGGAACCCCTCGTGGACGTCGCTCTAGCTCAGTGCCTGGGGCTGCACCTCTGCCTGCCCCAACAACAAAACCTCCAACACCACCAGCTGCTGTGCGTTCTGCCTCAGCATCCAATACTGGCACTTTAGGACGTGGTACACTTG GCAAGTCATCACGTGAGTACCGTACACCCCCTGCTGTGGCTCCACCACAGGTGCCATCACATTATGCACCTAACTACCCTCGACGCCCTCCTGGCTACTCCACCTTGCCTGTAGCACAACCACAG GTAGGTATGGTACATCCAACTCAACATCAATCTCCTAACAACTATTCTCAACAAGATCTACATGCAAGCATGCCAC cCCCTCCATCACCTTTGATTGGATCTGATGGAGAACACAGCCAGCATTCTATGAGCCTTCCTGGTCAG CGTGCGTCTTCATCTTCGGCTGGTGGGTCGATCCGCGGTGGCTCGGTCTCGCCCCCCCTACCGCCACCCCCCATGGACGACGAACTCGCGCACGATGGGTTCGGACGACAACAGCACGTGCAT AACAAGATGGGCCCATACAGTGGCGCAGTGCCGGCCATAGTGCCAGATGAAGAAGACTTGCCCGGGTGGGTGCCCAAGAACTATCTTGAGAAAG ttgTGGCAATCTATGACTACTATGCAGACAAAGAGGATGAACTGTCATTCCAAGAGAGTTCTGTTATCTATGTTTTGAAAAAGAATGATGATGGATGGTGGGAAGGTGTTATGGATGGAGTCACTGGGCTCTTCCCTGGTAATTATGTTGAACCCTgcgtgtaa
- the LOC110996488 gene encoding early boundary activity protein 2-like isoform X2 codes for MKVMLERQDNQVKSVLSLCMNTIKEMKTRTMFPPQPNQSGHVLQERNEIDSSDSETDQEVNPELNFSQSSIKINQANHPEFMNNQLIRKLYERTLNRRSMASSTPIPQKIAEPKLTFDQATQTEAVIPTPEKITELEALVHTLHRQFLNLTSNLENIQSQSALSEDYSEVENGEIREVNETHSSSSGNQDINIKGLMVRRASAQTTNTTVEVAASHSVDKMVGIGSGNVIVPARILDEIDWTSYSSATRQLLQAVFPRRVLATHSLTGKQSPAFADKPAKKCLDPAVVDDIVNTVSDRCGVPKGVIRGCITTKCTDEAKLYRNRQMFKKIRQQQHQENNPPCPASSNEAPNVRE; via the exons ATGAAAGTTATGTTGGAAAGGCAAGATAATCAAGTGAAGAGTGTGCTATCACTATGTATGAATACGATCAAAGAAATGAAGACTAGGACAATG TTTCCGCCTCAACCCAACCAAAGTGGTCACGTATTACAAGAAAGAAATGAAATTGACAGCAGTGATAGTGAAACAGATCAAGAG GTGAATCCAGAATTAAACTTCAGCCAATCATCCATAAAGATTAATCAGGCTAATCATCCGGAATTTATGAACAACCAATTGATTCGTAAACTTTACGAAAGGACATTAAACCGTCGATCGATGGCAAGCAGTACACCTATACCTCAAAAAATCGCCGAACCTAAACTAACCTTTGACCAGGCAACCCAAACCGAAGCAGTTATACCAACACCGGAAAAAATCACCGAACTAGAAGCCTTGGTACACACTCTACATAGACAATTTCTGAATTTGACTTCCAATCTAGAAAACATTCAATCACAATCTGCCCTTTCTGAGGATTACTCTGAAGTTGAAAATGGTGAGATAAGAGAAGTAAATGAGACCCATAGTTCCTCAAGTGGAAATCAAGATATCAATATCAAGGGTCTAATGGTTAGAAGGGCTTCTGCTCAGACAACAAATACAACCGTGGAGGTTGCTGCATCGCATAGTGTTGATAAAATG GTGGGCATCGGAAGTGGCAATGTAATAGTACCAGCCCGAATTTTGGATGAAATAGATTGGACTTCGTATTCATCCGCAACGCGGCAATTATTGCAAGCTGTATTTCCAAGAAG AGTACTAGCAACCCACTCGTTGACTGGCAAGCAGTCACCTGCATTTGCCGATAAACCAGCGAAGAAATGTTTAGACCCAGCTGTGGTAGATGACATAGTCAATACGGTTTCTGATAGATGCGGTGTTCCAAAGGGCGTTATAAG gggTTGCATCACAACTAAGTGTACCGACGAAGCAAAACTTTATCGCAATCGTCAAATGTTCAAAAAGATTCGCCAACAACAGCACCAAGAGAACAATCCACCATGCCCAGCCTCATCAAATGAGGCTCCCAACGTTAGGGAGTAA
- the LOC110996488 gene encoding uncharacterized protein LOC110996488 isoform X1, with amino-acid sequence MSQGFWVLVEWVDERNVFSNYGVVNGSSLIGDTEIHAGKVVLVRDRHSGIAKRGQVLRISDTKRHLKEMKVMLERQDNQVKSVLSLCMNTIKEMKTRTMFPPQPNQSGHVLQERNEIDSSDSETDQEVNPELNFSQSSIKINQANHPEFMNNQLIRKLYERTLNRRSMASSTPIPQKIAEPKLTFDQATQTEAVIPTPEKITELEALVHTLHRQFLNLTSNLENIQSQSALSEDYSEVENGEIREVNETHSSSSGNQDINIKGLMVRRASAQTTNTTVEVAASHSVDKMVGIGSGNVIVPARILDEIDWTSYSSATRQLLQAVFPRRVLATHSLTGKQSPAFADKPAKKCLDPAVVDDIVNTVSDRCGVPKGVIRGCITTKCTDEAKLYRNRQMFKKIRQQQHQENNPPCPASSNEAPNVRE; translated from the exons ATGTCTCAAGGATTTTGGGTTTTAGTGGAGTGGGTGGATGAAAGAAATGTTTTCTCAAATTATGGTGTGGTAAACGGATCATCGTTAATTGGCGATACTGAAATACATGCTGGGAAGGTTGTTCTTGTACGAGACAGGCATAGCGGCATCGCGAAGAGAGGCCAGGTACTGCGAATATCAG atACAAAGCGTCATTTGAAGGAAATGAAAGTTATGTTGGAAAGGCAAGATAATCAAGTGAAGAGTGTGCTATCACTATGTATGAATACGATCAAAGAAATGAAGACTAGGACAATG TTTCCGCCTCAACCCAACCAAAGTGGTCACGTATTACAAGAAAGAAATGAAATTGACAGCAGTGATAGTGAAACAGATCAAGAG GTGAATCCAGAATTAAACTTCAGCCAATCATCCATAAAGATTAATCAGGCTAATCATCCGGAATTTATGAACAACCAATTGATTCGTAAACTTTACGAAAGGACATTAAACCGTCGATCGATGGCAAGCAGTACACCTATACCTCAAAAAATCGCCGAACCTAAACTAACCTTTGACCAGGCAACCCAAACCGAAGCAGTTATACCAACACCGGAAAAAATCACCGAACTAGAAGCCTTGGTACACACTCTACATAGACAATTTCTGAATTTGACTTCCAATCTAGAAAACATTCAATCACAATCTGCCCTTTCTGAGGATTACTCTGAAGTTGAAAATGGTGAGATAAGAGAAGTAAATGAGACCCATAGTTCCTCAAGTGGAAATCAAGATATCAATATCAAGGGTCTAATGGTTAGAAGGGCTTCTGCTCAGACAACAAATACAACCGTGGAGGTTGCTGCATCGCATAGTGTTGATAAAATG GTGGGCATCGGAAGTGGCAATGTAATAGTACCAGCCCGAATTTTGGATGAAATAGATTGGACTTCGTATTCATCCGCAACGCGGCAATTATTGCAAGCTGTATTTCCAAGAAG AGTACTAGCAACCCACTCGTTGACTGGCAAGCAGTCACCTGCATTTGCCGATAAACCAGCGAAGAAATGTTTAGACCCAGCTGTGGTAGATGACATAGTCAATACGGTTTCTGATAGATGCGGTGTTCCAAAGGGCGTTATAAG gggTTGCATCACAACTAAGTGTACCGACGAAGCAAAACTTTATCGCAATCGTCAAATGTTCAAAAAGATTCGCCAACAACAGCACCAAGAGAACAATCCACCATGCCCAGCCTCATCAAATGAGGCTCCCAACGTTAGGGAGTAA